One genomic region from Populus nigra chromosome 8, ddPopNigr1.1, whole genome shotgun sequence encodes:
- the LOC133702266 gene encoding putative glycerol-3-phosphate transporter 1 has protein sequence MSPSLDPVERNQIKPPIGIRFLECVKKRKLSYGTHQAIVLIVTFLAYASYHAARKTTSIVKSTLDPQSSEVGLRFVPWRITYSNEPVARKRSSWKLGEGWAPFDASDGTALLGELDLAFLAIYAIGMFFSGHLGDRMNLRIFLTIGMVGTGILTSLFGVGFWANVHNFYYYLIVQMLAGLFQSTGWPSVVAVVGKWFGKRKRGLIMGIWNAHTSVGNISGSLIAAAMLSYGWGWSFVLPGLVIAFAGLLVFLLLPVSPEAVGADKDEDELDSPNKAGEGVTEPLLASDPDVKQEAVGFIEAWKIPGVAPFALCLFFSKLVAYTFLYWLPFYISQTAIDGKYLSDGSSGNLSTLFDVGGVVGGILAGHISDRLDARAITAASFMYCAIPALFFYRSYGHLSLGLNIALMFITGMFVNGPYALITTAVSADLGTHSSLKGNSRALATVTAIIDGTGSVGAAIGPLLTGYISSKSWNAVFAMLMAAALVAGLLLTRLIVAEVAAKIAESRSRGSTSRAPAAALDV, from the exons ATGAGTCCATCTCTGGATCCAGTCGAAAGAAACCAAATTAAGCCCCCTATTGGTATTCGATTCTTAGAATGCGTAAAGAAGAGAAAGCTTTCCTACGGAACCCACCAAGCCATTGTCTTGATCGTTACATTTTTGGCATACGCGAGCTACCATGCTGCTCGAAAAACCACGAGCATTGTCAAGAGCACCCTTGACCCACAATCATCTGAGGTGGGGTTAAGGTTTGTCCCATGGAGGATTACTTACTCAAATGAACCAGTTGCAAGAAAAAGATCTTCATGGAAACTTGGAGAAGGTTGGGCTCCATTTGATGCCTCAGACGGAACAGCCTTGCTTGGTGAACTAGACTTGGCTTTCCTTGCTATATATGCCATAGGAATGTTCTTTTCAGGGCACCTAGGTGATAGGATGAATTTAAGGATCTTTTTGACAATAGGAATGGTTGGAACTGGTATATTGACGTCATTATTTGGCGTTGGATTTTGGGCAAATGTGCACAACTTTTACTACTACTTGATAGTGCAAATGCTTGCTGGCCTGTTCCAATCAACTGGATGGCCTTCGGTGGTTGCGGTGGTTGGTAAGTGGTTTGGGAAGAGGAAGAGAGGGCTAATTATGGGTATATGGAATGCCCACACTTCTGTTGGGAATATTTCAGGCTCTTTGATTGCTGCTGCAATGTTGAGCTATGGGTGGGGCTGGTCTTTTGTTTTGCCTGGTCTCGTTATTGCTTTTGCTGGCTTGCTTGTGTTTTTGTTACTGCCTGTTAGTCCCGAAGCTGTTGGAGCTGATAAAGATGAAGATGAATTGGATTCTCCAAATAAAGCTGGGGAGGGAGTTACAGAGCCTCTCTTGGCTTCGGACCCTGATGTTAAACAGGAAGCTGTGGGGTTCATTGAAGCATGGAAAATACCTGGAGTTGCTCCATTTGCTCTTTGCCTATTTTTCTCCAAACTGGTGGCCTATACTTTTCTCTACTGGCTTCCTTTCTACATTAGCCAGACAG CCATTGACGGAAAGTACTTATCCGATGGAAGTTCTGGAAACTTGTCAACTCTTTTTGATGTTGGAGGGGTGGTTGGGGGAATTTTAGCTGGTCACATTTCTGATCGCCTAGATGCCAGAGCAATTACAGCAGCAAGCTTCATGTACTGTGCCATCCCTGCTCTCTTTTTCTACCGGAGCTATGGACACCTTTCCTTGGGTTTAAACATTGCTCTTATGTTCATTACTGGCATGTTTGTGAACGGCCCTTATGCTCTTATAACAACAGCTGTCTCGGCTGACTTGGGAACTCACAGTTCCTTGAAGGGGAACTCAAGGGCATTGGCCACTGTTACGGCAATCATAGATGGAACAGGCTCGGTTGGAGCTGCAATTGGACCTTTATTGACAGGTTACATTTCTTCTAAGAGCTGGAATGCAGTTTTCGCAATGTTAATGGCTGCAGCTTTAGTTGCAGGTTTGCTATTGACGAGACTTATTGTGGCTGAAGTGGCTGCAAAGATTGCTGAATCAAGGTCTCGAGGATCTACGTCAAGAGCACCAGCTGCTGCACTTGATGTGTGA